AGTTTTACCTTTTTCTAAAGGTGGCGTTGAAGCTAAAATAACCAACACAAGAAGAAAAGGTGATGGTAAGTCAGAAGAGACAATATTAGTTGTAACACTTGAGCTAAAAAGCCAAATTTTAGCTACAGAAGAGTTCTATAGCAAAAGCTTTGATTTTGAAGTGCCAGGATGAGCCTCAAGTGAGCTAATAAATAATAAAAATGACCTAGAAGGTTATGTACAAAACACTTTAGTTTCTAAAAGACCAATTATTCCTTTTGTCAAAGATTTTGACAAAAGTACAACCTTAGTTGATGCAGTTAAACTAGAGGATTTTGTTAAAGATTATTCAGTTGTTCATAATGGAAAAGGAATTAAATTTGAAGTAATTAGCTGAAGTTCAAATCCTCTTAGTGAAGAACAAATAAGAAATTTTGAACAGTCAAATACTGAAATTACTCACTCAGGAACAGCTACTGTTAGAATTTCTATAGGTGAAAATACTAATAAATGATCAGATACATATACTTTTGTAGTTGAAGGCTTTCCAAGTTCTAGAAAAGCTGATAACCAAAAAATTGTTAATGATTATGTTGATCTTCCAGAAACAGATACTACAAAAGCTAAACCTTTATTAGCAAGAAATGTTAATAGAAATACATTAGCTCCAAGATCACTTTTAACTAGTCATTTTGAAATAAACACTCATAGAAATAGATCTAGAAGAGTTAATGTAATTATTAAATCTGTAGAAGTGGACAAAAATGACCAAACCAAAGCTATTGTAACTTTAGAAGCTTCAGCTGGTAGTGGAAATGAAAGAGCTACTAAAGAATATGCATATAGATTTGAAGGATTTTTAAATAACCTTCAAGAAGATATTTACAATGACATTGAAGCTATTGCAAGAAGAATTAATGCAGCTCAAAGAGCAAATAACATTGAATTAATTTCTTCATCTTTTAGATTAGCAGATCCTAGATCAAAAAAATTAGCCTCAGAAGCTCTTGCTAGTGATTTATTCTTTGCAAATTCAAATAGCGGTACTATTTTTAGTGCCAATATTGACTCAAGCGGAGCCCAAGACATTAGTGGTAAAGTTAGATTTACCATTAGAGGAACAAGAGATGGTGAAAGTATTAACTCTTCAACATTAGTTGAAGCTACTATTTTCTCACCTAATGCACAATTAATTATTAATAAAGCCCCAGAACTAGCTCCTATTTTTGCCGGTCAAGTTCAAGAAAAAACTAATGCTAATGCACAAACTAGTGATCTAAGAGTAATTGCTCCACAAAATCAAGAATATGAACTTGAATACAAAATTGTTTCTCTTAGAGCACACAACTCAACCAATAGAGCAATAGATGGCTCTGAAGTATCTGTTCAAATTAGTGTTAACATCAAAGGACAAAGTGGATTTACACCTAAGGTTTATACAAGAATTTTTAGTGGATATTTATCAAATGATAAATTTGCTAACAAACAAAAAGTTGATGACTATATTTCAAGAGGCTCAAGAGCAAATTTAGTTATTGATAATGCCATTAAAGGACAAAAATCTGTTATTGAACTTGAACCTTCAGATTTTAGCTTTGATTTTCAAGCAGCTGGACTTAACTTAGAAATTGGAACCATTACTACCAAAGGCACACTTAATACAACAGCTGTTGTAGAAGTGCTTGTTTCAGCTGGTAATACAACTAATTCTCGTTATACCAAGAGCTACAATGTTGAAATAGCAGGCTTTAAAGAACCAGGAGCAGCTGAAAATAGAATTAAGCTTAAAAAATATATTAATGATCTTGCAAATAGAAAAAACCCAGTTTTACTTCAATCAGTTGACAAGGAAAACACTAATGCCTCAGATCTAAAAGCTAGTGATTTTGAAATTGTTAAAAATGCTGGCTTTTCTGGAGATATTATCCAAACTATCGAAAGCATAGCTAGAAAAGATAGAAACCCAGAAGTAGCACTAGTGACTATTAAAGTTGTAACTGGAGAAGGTGATAAAGTTGCTGAAGATAAATATACCTATGAAATTCCAGGTTTTGCTTCTAATGAAAGAATTAGACACCTAGGATTAATTTCAGCTTATACCTCTTCAATGAGCGAGGCTTTATATCAAAGAGCTAAATTAACTCAAAATAGAAAACCAAATCAAGTTTCGCTTTTAGCAATTACCCAAGATCAATTAAGTGTTAATTCTAACTTTACAATTGATCAGTTATCTAATCACTCTCAATTACACTTTTCTGTTTTATCAGTTGTTCCAAAAATTAATGAAGAAACAACTGCCATTATAACCATTAGAATTCAAGCTCCAACAAGTAATGCAGGAGTAGCAGACAAAGACATAGCAACATTTACCTACTCTTATGAAGAAAGTGGATATTTAACTAATGGACAAGTTCCAAACTTCTTAAAAGCTCAAGATTATGCTAAAAAAGCAGAAAATCAACGTTCTAAACCAATTTTAAATACTGGTTTAGATAAAAATAAAACCCCTGTTAGACGTCTAACAATTAACTCATTTACAATTACTCAGCCAACTGAAGAAGGTCTAAAACTTGAAATAACCAAAGTTGAGCCTGATCCAACTAATAACAATAATGCTAAAGTAACAATTACAGTTGTTGCAGGATCTGGAATAAACGAAAATAGATCAGTAACTTATGAACACATTGAAAGAGGTTTTGCCTCAGAAGGAAAAGCTGTTAATGAAGCAAATGTAAAAGAATACATTGAAAGTAGTGATAAAGCCCTTCCAAGCCTAGTAGTTGGAATTGAAAAAGAAAGAGTAGAAGCTCAATCTATTAGCTCATCTAATCTTTTTATACAACAGCCCGATCCTACAAAAGGATTAAGTTTAACAATTGAAAAAGTAAATGTTCAAGATCAAAGTTTAATTGTTGAAATTAGAGTCTCAGCTGGAAGTGGTCAAAATCTAGCTAGTCAAACATATAATCACACAATTACTGGCTTTGCAACACAAGAGCAAACTAAAAACTATGCTCTTTTAAGAAAATATGTTACTCTGCCAGGAAGAAGAACTCCTAGCTTAGTTGAACCTCAATCTAGAAGTGTCAAAACAGTAAGCCAATTACAAACTAATGATTGAAAAATTGACCAACCAGGATCTGGAGAATATAGTTCTATACAACTTTCTATTAAAGAAATTAAAGAACTTGAAAGAGATAAATCTTGAGCTGTAGTTATAGTTGAAGCAACTATTAATGGCTTAAAAGATACTTATCAATATCTTTCATCTGGTTTTGCAACTCAAGCTAAAAAAGTTAATATTGACTTAGTTCAAAAATGAGTTAAAGAGCAAGCCCAAACTAATAAACCTACTTTAAAAAATGAAGTTGAAACACAAAAAGCAAATATTGCAGTTATTAACTTAAATGTTGACAATGACTTTATAATTCCTACAAATCTACCAGAGAACTTAAGTATAGATCTTCTTTCAGTATCTGAAAAATCAGATTCAGAAACTGATCAAAAAATTGCAAGACTAAGAGTTAAAGTCTCAGCTGGTAGAGGTAGTGACTATTATGAAGAGTTTTACTATGTAGACTATGAAGGTTTTGCAGAAAGAAGAGTTGGTCAATCAATTAGAGCAATTACTAACTACATTGCCAATGTTGAAAATAGAGCTCAAGTTTTCTTGAAAGTTACCTCATCTATTAATAAACACCCTTCTGAAATTACCAAAGAGGATTTAGACATTCCTAACTCAGGAGTTGAAAACATCAAAGTTGAAATTACTGAAGTTAAAAAAATAGAAAATGACGCAACTACTTTAGATCTAAACAGAGTTACAGCTATTGTTAGAGTAAGCTCAACTGATCAAAGTCTTACAAGCCATACTGCAACTTATGAATCTAACATTTTTGGCTTTACCACAAGAGCTTCATATTTAATTCAACAACTAATAAACTCAAATGCAAGACCAAGTGTTTTACAAACAAAAGATGGTAGTCAACAAGTTGTAAGTCAAGAAGAAAGAAAGAAAATTTTACCTTCAGAGATTAACGTTGAAAGTGATCTTTCATTTAACAATGTGACTATAAATAATCTTACTAATGATGATTTAAAACACTTTAATTTTAGATTTACAAATGTAAATCCAAACAATGATAGAGGAACTTTAAGTCTAAGTGTTATAGCTACAGTAGGAGCTACTACAAGATCATTTAACATTAGCCTTGAAGGCTTTGCAACAGCTTCATCTCGTGCAGTTGAAAAAGCTCCTCAACTACAATATATCTACTCTAATGCAAATCTTAGCCAAGAAGAGCAATCTGCATCAAAAGTAAATGCAGTTGATTTTAGACTAACAAGTGATAGTCAAGCTAATTTACCTCAAAATTTAACTTATACAATTACTAATGTAGTCTCATCAACCTACAATGTTACTCAAGGCTCAACTACTCAAAGTAGAACCAAAGCTACTTTAACTATTACCATTAGTTCTTTAGATCAAACTTCATCTAGAACTTATACTCAAGAAATTGAAGGCTTTGTAAGTGATAATAGAGCTGAAAATATTGTAGCTGTTAAAGGTTATCTTTCAGAAATTCAAGCCAGTGGAAGAGCCCCTGAAAGTGGAACTACTGTTATTCAAATTCCTACTTTAGATCCAAGTGTAACTCAAAATAACTCAACTGATGAATTTGTTAATAAAATCCTTACAAATGAACATGCTAGTCTTGGAATTAACATTAATAAAAATCCTCAATCTAATAATAGCAATTTAGAACAGAGCATTTTAAGTGCTGAAGTTTTAACAACTAATGAATATCCAGCTGAAAGTGTTAAACTTATCATTCAAGTTAAATCTAAAAAAGGTGATGATCAAGATCACTATAGCAGAGAATACTGAGTTGTCTATAGTGGATTTATCCAAAGAACTGGAGCTGATATTCTAAATATTAGAAGAGCAATTGAAGCTTCTTTAAGAGAAAACGATAAAGCTCAGCACATTGTAAAAGTAAAAGAGTCTTCAAGAGAAAAAATTACAAAAGTAGAATCAACTACCACAGTTGGCAAAAACTTCTTTACAACAAGTGATTTTGAAATAAACAATGAGCTAATTAAGACAAAAGTAACAAATGTACAAAATATTGACAATTACAATGTTGAAATTTTATCTGTTTTAGATATTTCTCAAGAAAACATAATCAGCGGTAATGCTAGAGTTAAAATTAGAATATCTAAAAAAGATAACTCTAGTGAAAAATCTGAATTTATTGTAAATATTAGTGGTTTTGAAACTCTTTCTGAAGCTTTTGATAAATACATAGAAAGTTCAACAAGATTTATCCCTTCTGTTAAAGAAGCAAATAAAGATCTTTGAGATACAAAAGCTACATCTGAAGAAAATTTCTTTAGCACTCCAAGCCAAAACAAAATAGATAACAAATTTGACCTTGCAGTTAAAGAAAGATTTGTCTTTAGTGTTGATACATCAAAGGTTAAATTTAAAATGGAACTTTCAAAAACCATCAAAACTAACTTTGGAATAGAATCAACCTTTTTCCAAAGTGCTCAATATGAAGAAGATGTTGATGGATTTAAAAAAGAGCTTTTTGATACAAATGACATTTTTAGAGTCCAATATGAAAAAGATGGCAAAACTATAAATAAATATGTCAAAGAAAATGAAAAAAACTCTCACAATATAGACTTTACCAAGATAAAAAAACTTGAAATAGGACCTAACTTTAGTGAAATTCCTAAAGACTACTTTAAAGATGCTTCAAGTTTAACTGAGCTAAAAATAAATAGCGGAGTAAGCAAAATTAAAGAAAGTGCTTTTGAAAGTGCCAAACTTACTTCATTAGAACTTCCTAACTCTCTTGTTGAAATTGGTCCAAATGCCTTTAAAAATTCAGTTTTAACCTCTTTAAGTGGTCTTGAACAAACTAAGCTAAGTGCTCTAAAAGAAAATGTCTTTGAAAAAGCAAATGATAGTATTAAAACTATAATTTGAAATTGAAAAAAAGAGCTAGCCCTTAAAGAAGAGCCTATTTTGACCTCAACTAATAAAATTCCTAGCTCAGAGGACAAAAAAGCTAAAAAACCTAGCCAATTTGAACAAAGCAACTTTAGTTTTGCCCCTATCAAACAAGAAGACAGTGATATTCACTTTGAAATTACAGGCTTTAGCCAAGATGATGTTTTTGGAACAATAGAAATAACTTATAAAATTAAAATTAAAAAAACAGATGAGTCTTTCCATGTCTTTGATGAAAATAATCCAAGTAAAAAGGTCTTAACTGACTTTAAAACTAATCTTGAAGAAAAAGTTACTCAAATTAAAAATGCCTCTTCATATTTTGACAGTTCCAAAATAGAAACTATCGAAAAAAGAAAAGACACAAGCTCTAATAATACTTCAACTGAAAATCAAAATAAATATAGATTAGTTCAATGAAAAGATGTTAACAAAGGTAGCCAAAGTGTATTTTTACCTCAATCAAGTGTTAATGCTCCTTTTGTTGAAACAACTCAAATTGGAGACAAAACTACAAGTGTTTTAGATTTTAATAACCCACAAGGATCTCAAATAAGAAACAATAGTCTTTTTGAAAATTTAAAACCTAAATCAAGTGCTTATTTAGTTTGATCAAATGATGCTTCTTTAAAAAACCAAAGTAAAATTACCTTGCTTTCAACATTTAAAAATAACTCTACTCACTCTCTTCACTTTGAATCAAAAGTTTTATCTGGATGAATTCCAGGTCCTGGATCTCTAAGATTTGACCAAAATAATTCTAATATTGATCGAGAATCCCAAGATGTTAACAAAGCCAATATTGAAAGCACTGAAAATAACATTACAGCCAAAGGATCTATGCCACAATCATTTATTTTTGGACAAGAATCAAAAACAATTTTAGAAATCTATAGAGATGAACAAGGACGCTATGAATTTACTTTCTTTGTCTTTAACAACAATGACAAAGTTAAAAGATACAAAGTTAGAATGAAAACTGAAGCAGTTGCCAAAGCATATCTAATAGATCTTAGTTCTATTGGAGATACTGGAAATGCAAAGTTCCAAGCAAAATTAAAATCAGTAATTTCATTTAATCAGGAAAATAATTTCTTAACTTATGAAGAAAGAATTAAGCTATTAGACGAGCTTGGTAAAAAATGATTTAACAATATTTCAATTAAAGATGACTCAAGTGGCAAAGTAGAAAATATGACAGAGTACCATAATTGAAAAACTGCTGAAAATAAACAAAATACTACAACCACCACCACAACAAGCTAAGTTTTGTACTAAAGGATAAACTATGAAAAAAAATAATGATAAAAACAAAACATATCTAAAAAAATCCATTGTTGGACTAACTCTAGTCTCTGCTGTTTCTTTATTGCCTTTAACTTTTGATAAAACTTCTTCAAAAGAACAAGCAGAAAGCTCATCTGTTGATTTAAAAAGTAATTTTCAAACTAACACGCCTTTGGCAAATGAGCAAGTATCAAAAGTTCAAACTTACCAAAAATTTGGACATGACCAAGGTGTTTCTTCAAGTATTTTGGCAGTAACTGATCCTTGAGAGACTATTGTTGACATTACAAGATATGAAAAAGATAACAAAAAACATCTAATTGCTAAACTGGGACAAAAAAATAAAAAACACTTTTTAAAATATACTTTAAATAGGAGTGTTTATGAAACAACTAAAACCAGAACAATGAAAGAAATGATTTTCATTATATGAAGAATTTTATGATGGAAAAATTAATATAAAAAAATATATATTTTTAGTAAACAAAAATATTGGTAAAGATTGAAAAAATACATATGTAAAATCTTGATTTTTCAAAAAATATTCTGCTTTTCAAAAAGATGAACAATCTTTAATTTCACAAACTGGCAAATCTACAGCTAACAAAAAAAATAACGGTAGACCACCAAAAAGAAAAGAAGTTAATGAATATACAAGAGAAGAATTAGAAGAGATTGTTAAAATTTATAGAATAATTTTTGATGACATTAGTGAAAAAGAAATTCGAAAAAAAATTAAAGAACATAAAGATAAAGAAAAAATATTAACTAAAATTTCATGAAAAGAATTTCTCTTTTCAAAATCAACATATTATTCTTGAAAAAAACCTAAACTTGCAGAGCCGAAAAAAGATCAAGAAATTGAAGAAATTATTAGAAAATCATTTCATGAAAACAAAGGTATATTTGGTAGAAAAAGATTAGAAATTTATATTCAAAATAAATATAAAAGGTATATAAACTATCGAAAAATAGGTAGAATTTTGCTTAAATTAAATCTTTTTTGCAAAATTAGAAGAGCAAAAAGAAAAAATGAAATTAAAAATCTTAATACTAAATATCAAAATCTAATTCAAAGAGACTACAATGGCAAATTTAACAACATAGTTGCCACTGATGTAACTTATATTCCAAGCCCCAAAGATGCAATTAACAATCATGTTTATTTATCGATTGCAATTCATCATCAAAGCAAGAAAATAATTAATTGAAATCTAAGTAAAAGAAATGATGTTAAGTTAGTTTTAGATCATATTTCTAAAATCAAATTTGATAAAGAGTGAATAATTCACTCAGATCATGGAAGTCAATATTCATCAAATCAGTATAGTGAAATTATTAAAGAAAACAATGGGATAATTTCAATGAGTAGAATCGCAAATTCACTTGATAATCGAGAAGCAGAATATTTCTTTTCAAATATCAAAAGTGAGTGCTTAAATGATCTAAAAATTTCAAAATTATCATTCAAAGAATTGCAAGAAATTATTCAAAATTATATTGACTGATACAATAATGAAAGATTACAATCAATCTTAGAATGAAAAACACCTCAACAAAGCTGAGATGTTCTAAGTGTTTTTTAAATAGTCACTTTTTTTGTCCTAGTTTATGCCCTAACTGCTTATTCACTTTTTTCAAAACCTAAAAGTGAAGTTCAAGCTACCAAAAATCAAAAACTAAGATTTTTTGAATTTTCTGAAAAATACAACACTTATGTTTTTAAAAAAGAAGTAACAATTAGTGACTCTATTGAAGATGAAAACAACAATAACACTTATAGTCAGATTTATAATAATAAAAATAATAATAATGAAACTATCTTTAATGATTGGTATAAAAACTTTTCAGTAAGCAAAGTAACTAACTTAGAATATCTTGCCCAAGATGATAAATTAGTTTTATATGGAACCAATGGTTATGCTGGTGTTTTTGCCTCAAGCGAGCTAAATAATAATGCAACTATTGCCCTTCCTGTTACAACTGTTCAAGCAAACGATCAAGTGCAAAGACAAAGTACAAGTACAAGTCCAAGCACAAGCCAAAGTACTAATGCAAGTTCAAATCCCGGAGTTAAAAACAAAGGAATATCTTGGTTTTTATCTGAAAATGACGGAACTTTCAAAAACACTTATAATTCTTTTCAACAATCTTATTCTAATTACAAAGATCAATCGTTTGAAACCAAAGCTTTTTTAAGAGCTTCTAATGGAAAATACTTTTGAGCTGGAGAAGCTGAGTATTTAACAATTACAACAAATGAGGGAGTTCCTGAAAATAAAAAATTTGGAATTTTCCAAGGTGAAGATTTCTTTGGCTTTGAAAATATAGTTGCCAATGAAGAAAAAAATATTTATTGACACTCTAAATACACAAAAGACTACGAAAAAAAATGAAGCTCTTCTGTTAATCTTTTACTAGAGCATAATTCTACTATTTATGCCTTTGGTGGAATAGAGCATCAAGGATATGTAGCAAAAATTAATAGCTCTACTGGAAATGTAGATACTAAAAAAGAGTTACAATTTCAAAACTCTTCTTTAGGAGAGATTATCTCTGGTTTTGTCTTAGATGGTAAATTTTTCTTAGCTTCAAAAACTCAAATTATTGAAATGGACGCTGATTTAAATGTAAAAAAAACTTACAACATTAACACTCATCCAGATGCTTCAAAAATTATGCTCTCACCAAATGGAATTAGAATTTCTAAAATTATTTCCAACGGTCAAGGTGGTTTTAGTGTTTTAACTACAACTAATGATAGTTTTGAAAAAAAACTTTTATCAAATAGCTTTAATAATACTCATTTAGCTATTTTAAAAGTAGGATATCACAATTTAAATAAACAATATGTTGCAAATACCTACCACTTTAAAAATAGCCCTCCTAGTGGAGAGACTGTTACTAATGAAAATGATTTGGTTAAAAAAGTTAGAGGTTCTAATCTAACTTCTATGGGTTCTTCACTTTTATCTTTTAATTATAATTCAGAAAGTGGCTTTGTTCCTTCGGGCATAAACAATAACTATGGATTCTATATTAATGGAATTAATGCAGCAAATTTTTTTACACACTCACCAAGTGGAATCAGCGATATCTTCTATGACGGCAAAGGTGGCTACTACAGCGTTCATCTTGATGGAACCATCAAGAAATTAAATTCTAAATTTGAAGAGAGCTCTTGAGTTTCTGCATCTAATCCTTATGAAAATGAAAATTTATGACATATTAATAAAAACTTTGATTCTATAAAAACTGATATCCTTCAGAGTGAAAAAAATCCTGTAAAAACATATTTTACTAAGGATCATAAAGGTGTTTTTGTAATTGCCAAAAATGGTGTTCACTACAAAAGACTTGTAGGAAGCAATACTACTATTTTAAATACTAATCTAAGTGATGTCAAAGACATAATTGAAATTTCACCTCAAGCTTTTCTTATTTATTCATCAAAAGATGCTAAAATGCTTATTTTAGATGATAGCTTTAGTAAAACCACTATAGATGTCTACACTCTAGGTATGAATGGAAATAATAATCCTTTTAAAAACCAAGATATTCAAAAAATTCTTCACTATAACACTAGAACAAAAATTCCTGCTCCTGCTTCAAGTAATAATAACAATACAAATAACGAAAATGTAACTTCAAGTTTTGTTATTTATTATCGCCATAATACAAATCAAGCTTCTTTAGAAAATTGAGAATTTGACTTTTCTACTAAAAAATGAATTCAAAAAAATGTAATTAAGGATAACAAAAAACAAACTTATACTTTTAGTAGTGAAGAAAATGTTAAAACCACTGATGTTTTTATAGACCCTTCTACTAAATCACTAATGCTTCTTTTAGGTAGTGGAAATAAAAATAATGAATTTAATCAACCTAATTTTAAGGTTTATAACACTATTTTAAATAAATACAATATTTCAAAGGACTATAATTTTTCTTCTGCTGAAACTACTACTCAAGAGCAAAACTACTACTTAGGTTCAGGAAAAATTCAAACCACTCAAAGTGCTTGAAGTGATTATCAATTAGTTACTAACAAGCAAACTAGTACAATTCAAACAGTAATTAATGCCCAAAATATAAATACTTCATATTTAGCTGCCAAAGGAGCTAAAAACGCTCTTGTTCAAACAAATGATAAGAAAGTCTATTTAATTATTACTGGTAATCCTAAGTACTT
The sequence above is a segment of the Mycoplasmopsis pulmonis genome. Coding sequences within it:
- a CDS encoding IS3-like element IS1138B family transposase, coding for MKQLKPEQWKKWFSLYEEFYDGKINIKKYIFLVNKNIGKDWKNTYVKSWFFKKYSAFQKDEQSLISQTGKSTANKKNNGRPPKRKEVNEYTREELEEIVKIYRIIFDDISEKEIRKKIKEHKDKEKILTKISWKEFLFSKSTYYSWKKPKLAEPKKDQEIEEIIRKSFHENKGIFGRKRLEIYIQNKYKRYINYRKIGRILLKLNLFCKIRRAKRKNEIKNLNTKYQNLIQRDYNGKFNNIVATDVTYIPSPKDAINNHVYLSIAIHHQSKKIINWNLSKRNDVKLVLDHISKIKFDKEWIIHSDHGSQYSSNQYSEIIKENNGIISMSRIANSLDNREAEYFFSNIKSECLNDLKISKLSFKELQEIIQNYIDWYNNERLQSILEWKTPQQSWDVLSVF
- the gli349 gene encoding gliding machinery surface structure protein Gli349; the protein is MEQDGRASAVLKSIENTNDQEGRLTLVYEISVKGVTNINSGIYKVDFGGFNSERKTKENLIRKYTEKQLVPFFDEKENKINFLPSQATSDNWSKFKFPALDDEDKNKNLKLSIVNTTEANDETGTLSLQVKVEIEGFSDPRVKDTYIVNVSGFSSNAYVKSQRDVEAYSREIAAENLIQLRKDSLIDKQTTQSNDSSLINKLEVLPFSKGGVEAKITNTRRKGDGKSEETILVVTLELKSQILATEEFYSKSFDFEVPGWASSELINNKNDLEGYVQNTLVSKRPIIPFVKDFDKSTTLVDAVKLEDFVKDYSVVHNGKGIKFEVISWSSNPLSEEQIRNFEQSNTEITHSGTATVRISIGENTNKWSDTYTFVVEGFPSSRKADNQKIVNDYVDLPETDTTKAKPLLARNVNRNTLAPRSLLTSHFEINTHRNRSRRVNVIIKSVEVDKNDQTKAIVTLEASAGSGNERATKEYAYRFEGFLNNLQEDIYNDIEAIARRINAAQRANNIELISSSFRLADPRSKKLASEALASDLFFANSNSGTIFSANIDSSGAQDISGKVRFTIRGTRDGESINSSTLVEATIFSPNAQLIINKAPELAPIFAGQVQEKTNANAQTSDLRVIAPQNQEYELEYKIVSLRAHNSTNRAIDGSEVSVQISVNIKGQSGFTPKVYTRIFSGYLSNDKFANKQKVDDYISRGSRANLVIDNAIKGQKSVIELEPSDFSFDFQAAGLNLEIGTITTKGTLNTTAVVEVLVSAGNTTNSRYTKSYNVEIAGFKEPGAAENRIKLKKYINDLANRKNPVLLQSVDKENTNASDLKASDFEIVKNAGFSGDIIQTIESIARKDRNPEVALVTIKVVTGEGDKVAEDKYTYEIPGFASNERIRHLGLISAYTSSMSEALYQRAKLTQNRKPNQVSLLAITQDQLSVNSNFTIDQLSNHSQLHFSVLSVVPKINEETTAIITIRIQAPTSNAGVADKDIATFTYSYEESGYLTNGQVPNFLKAQDYAKKAENQRSKPILNTGLDKNKTPVRRLTINSFTITQPTEEGLKLEITKVEPDPTNNNNAKVTITVVAGSGINENRSVTYEHIERGFASEGKAVNEANVKEYIESSDKALPSLVVGIEKERVEAQSISSSNLFIQQPDPTKGLSLTIEKVNVQDQSLIVEIRVSAGSGQNLASQTYNHTITGFATQEQTKNYALLRKYVTLPGRRTPSLVEPQSRSVKTVSQLQTNDWKIDQPGSGEYSSIQLSIKEIKELERDKSWAVVIVEATINGLKDTYQYLSSGFATQAKKVNIDLVQKWVKEQAQTNKPTLKNEVETQKANIAVINLNVDNDFIIPTNLPENLSIDLLSVSEKSDSETDQKIARLRVKVSAGRGSDYYEEFYYVDYEGFAERRVGQSIRAITNYIANVENRAQVFLKVTSSINKHPSEITKEDLDIPNSGVENIKVEITEVKKIENDATTLDLNRVTAIVRVSSTDQSLTSHTATYESNIFGFTTRASYLIQQLINSNARPSVLQTKDGSQQVVSQEERKKILPSEINVESDLSFNNVTINNLTNDDLKHFNFRFTNVNPNNDRGTLSLSVIATVGATTRSFNISLEGFATASSRAVEKAPQLQYIYSNANLSQEEQSASKVNAVDFRLTSDSQANLPQNLTYTITNVVSSTYNVTQGSTTQSRTKATLTITISSLDQTSSRTYTQEIEGFVSDNRAENIVAVKGYLSEIQASGRAPESGTTVIQIPTLDPSVTQNNSTDEFVNKILTNEHASLGININKNPQSNNSNLEQSILSAEVLTTNEYPAESVKLIIQVKSKKGDDQDHYSREYWVVYSGFIQRTGADILNIRRAIEASLRENDKAQHIVKVKESSREKITKVESTTTVGKNFFTTSDFEINNELIKTKVTNVQNIDNYNVEILSVLDISQENIISGNARVKIRISKKDNSSEKSEFIVNISGFETLSEAFDKYIESSTRFIPSVKEANKDLWDTKATSEENFFSTPSQNKIDNKFDLAVKERFVFSVDTSKVKFKMELSKTIKTNFGIESTFFQSAQYEEDVDGFKKELFDTNDIFRVQYEKDGKTINKYVKENEKNSHNIDFTKIKKLEIGPNFSEIPKDYFKDASSLTELKINSGVSKIKESAFESAKLTSLELPNSLVEIGPNAFKNSVLTSLSGLEQTKLSALKENVFEKANDSIKTIIWNWKKELALKEEPILTSTNKIPSSEDKKAKKPSQFEQSNFSFAPIKQEDSDIHFEITGFSQDDVFGTIEITYKIKIKKTDESFHVFDENNPSKKVLTDFKTNLEEKVTQIKNASSYFDSSKIETIEKRKDTSSNNTSTENQNKYRLVQWKDVNKGSQSVFLPQSSVNAPFVETTQIGDKTTSVLDFNNPQGSQIRNNSLFENLKPKSSAYLVWSNDASLKNQSKITLLSTFKNNSTHSLHFESKVLSGWIPGPGSLRFDQNNSNIDRESQDVNKANIESTENNITAKGSMPQSFIFGQESKTILEIYRDEQGRYEFTFFVFNNNDKVKRYKVRMKTEAVAKAYLIDLSSIGDTGNAKFQAKLKSVISFNQENNFLTYEERIKLLDELGKKWFNNISIKDDSSGKVENMTEYHNWKTAENKQNTTTTTTTS